DNA from Candidatus Binatia bacterium:
TGGGGTAGAATCGGTCGGCCCCAAGGTCCTCAAAGGCTGCCACGGCTTCCGCCGGATCCATGTGCTGGTAGCGCATCATGAAGCGCGGAGCCCAGGCACCAATCGGCAGTATCGCGACATCGATCGGAGCAAATCGCCGACCGAATTCTCGAAAACCATGGAAGTATCCCGTGTCGCCCGCAAAGAAATATCGGCGCTCCCCGTTATCCAGCAGAAAGGCACACCAGAGAGATCGATTGGGGAACTGGTCGATCCGGCTCGACCAATGCTGCGAGGGCAGGCAGGTGATCGTCCATGCTCCGTGGCGGGTCGATTCCCACCAATCGAGTTCCACCGCATCTCGTCCAAGGTCGGCAAACCATTCTCCGAGGCCCAGCGGAACATACCATTTCATCGATGCCGGCAAGGATTCGATCGTCTCTGTATCCAGGTGGTCGTAGTGGTTGTGCGAGATCACGGCGAAAGCGTCGGTCGGAATCGATTCCAGAGGAATGCCGGGTGGATTCCAACGTGCCGGCAAGAGAGCCCGTTTCGAGAAATGGGGATCTGTCAGGAAGACGTCGTCGCCATCCTGGACGGCGAAACTCGCATGTCCGATCCAGGTGATACTAGGCAACTCCCCGGATTGGCGTAGATATGCTCCGTCATTTTCGACCAGCGGCAGATCCGGCGTGCGCCATTTATCAAAATGGTTCCAGT
Protein-coding regions in this window:
- a CDS encoding MBL fold metallo-hydrolase — its product is MRGFVVLLGLALLAVMAVEAQAVNRAEPSLSGPEKPIPEEARDLYLPHWRDGEFFNPWQEMGSKSWSFLRWKLFDWNHFDKWRTPDLPLVENDGAYLRQSGELPSITWIGHASFAVQDGDDVFLTDPHFSKRALLPARWNPPGIPLESIPTDAFAVISHNHYDHLDTETIESLPASMKWYVPLGLGEWFADLGRDAVELDWWESTRHGAWTITCLPSQHWSSRIDQFPNRSLWCAFLLDNGERRYFFAGDTGYFHGFREFGRRFAPIDVAILPIGAWAPRFMMRYQHMDPAEAVAAFEDLGADRFYPMHYGTFDLTDEPMDQPPAALRQLIEEQGLDPKKFRILPAGGRDFVDDATP